The Bombus pascuorum chromosome 12, iyBomPasc1.1, whole genome shotgun sequence genome contains the following window.
TTAAACAATGGTAATATAATATCCAacatttattcgaatattcatattatatttattcgtacATGAACTAAATAgatatcttatttttaaaaataatcgtacCAAAAATATCttgattttacaattaatgATAATGAACATACACTGTGAGTTTCAATCATACATGCataaattatcaatattatatcatttaaatcaactatttttatattataatatcacgtCAAAATTATATGCccgaattaataattcatgtattattattaatattcaaaaacaCGATATGCAAGAAGACCTAGCCtgaactaataaataaaacatagtCAAAATGTTACCACTCatggatataataaatacccgcggtcactatgctcatcaaaaattctacgtaatacaacGTGCTCGTGTCGGCTCGAACCTTTCATCCTGCGACATGATTGAATGACCGGAGGAACAAAAACGCATGCGACTCACGATAAGATGCGAAGTACGTTGTCATCGATGTTATTGTAACGCAAGAGAAGTCGTTAATGTTACACAGGAAAGCCTGACATCGAACAGGAAACAGCAAGCTACGAGGCAAGTGAAGATTGGAAAAAGGACTATAacgaaacgtgaaatattataatttgttctcaaagataatattacttacatatctttttattaataagaaGTATGATAttaagaagataaaatatacgattgaaattgttaagaattgtggatctttggtgccgaaataatgttgaaggaacattgaatatacactggggtgtaatattaaaataataatatatttattacaagaaggatttctcacatattcttcgattcacacttgcacgcgtctccgcactttctctacactcgactgctAATCGACTCTCctttccagatgcttctaaaccACTGCCGATCGTCTTTTGTCCTAAGGCCtggacgcttacacacatgtatccacacactaATACTCACATACTAGTAactctaatacgcatttaacccagtccagcgcggaaaattatacatatctcaacagaaatgttattttacgtttattatattcaAGAAATTATTTGTCCATTACATTTCCTATATTACCAAATATTCATGAATGttcatacatatattcatGTATAATAAACTCTACTTGAAAGAACGAATGAACATTATCAGATTCACGAGTTGTGAATCGatgttacaaaaaaaaaaattgttgcaCGCAGAAGAACTTAATGCCACGGTATTAAAGTGAACTTACGCATTGAACAGATAATTTTTAGATAACATCTATTTCACTTTATTCAAAGTTTCTACATACACGAGCACCACGAGAATGGAAttattgtttctcttttttcaaatgaaaaattgacaTATTACTGAAAATTCTTCTTACATGGATATACATGTTGCTGTGCCAAAGGCAGTAAACAATGGAAGCATTGTGATGCAGTCATAATGTTGAACGTAATTCCTTCAACGTGATAAGATAATCGCCGGTGGAACATTAGTTTCTGTACATCTTGCGATACTTCAACGAGTCACGCTATATAAGGATGTCGGAACAGAACAGCTCATAGTACGTCGATCGTAAGAGAACGCACGGCCAAGAAGTCGATGATGACATTCGCGAAATCTTCGCTGATCACCTGCCTGTTCGGTATTTTACTTTGGGAGATTCATGGACAAGGCATAATGGTCGATCCCATTAGCAGAAGCAGCGCCTGGCGCAAAGGATTCCCCGTTCAAGTGAATGTCAACGACCATGAGCTTTCCTGCGGAGGACCGACCGTAAGAATTCTGTTCACTACTCTGAGATAATaactgaaatttaattaattaattaacttagATATAGTTTTGTTATCAATCGGATAGTATTAAGATATTCTATGGAAGGTGAGAAGGAACAAAATCCTCACACGTTGGAACTGCAACACGCCTGACAGACGTGTAGAAAAGAAGGCTTGGAGAAGGCGACGTTGGAAATGTGAccaagaaatgaaaaaaaagttaaTCGATTCGTTTTGCCTGGCAGGTTCAGTTCACGCAAAATAATGCATTGTGTGGAGCATGCGGTGACGATTACGCTATGCCACAACCTAGACCAAATGAAAACGGTGGACTTTATGGAACCGGTGTGATCGTCCAAAGGTAAGTTGATTTCCTCGTTGGACAGCGggtttttatacatttatgtaaaaatgtaaagatgcaaaaatacatgtgttggaatacaacgatatttcacgcataggcataagtactcttacacagacacaCAGGCATTTAAACAgcacacttacacaggtcatactcattactgtatagagagtgtaGTTCAaggtatttaagggatcatgggtcactacctaagtctagtctgagagtaactggccaacaatcaacaatctccataagttgttaattatatcactcgttTATATAagtttggttctgtagttctgtttaataaacatcacagaatattatttcaacataaacattgtgtcttccacagattattaatcttaacttgaagattaaattctaacaacaTGGAACAAATACAAAGAgatacatataatgtataaaatatctaaaatataattctcgCTATAACACTTAGTAAATAAAACCACTCTCTATCCAACTGCTACGATTTAATATCTTAGCGATAACACTTTTATAATGCGAACGCTTTAAAATCTAGATTTCCAAGGTTCGAGATATCTCGAAAGCCAAAgttgattaatatttctatgttGTTTTAGGTACAAAGTAAGCGACGCCGTCATCAACGTAACGGTGAAACTGATTACCAACGACCTGGGAAGCTTCAAATTCGATTTGTGCCCCTTGGAAGGACCGAACGATCTCGAGACCGAGACGTGTTTCAATCGATATCCGCTTAGGTTGAACGAAGAAAGCACGTTTTTGCTACCAGATTATCAAACGGACTTCTACCTATCGGTCCAGCTGCCACTGAATTTTACCTGCGAACATTGTGTGTTTAGGTGGACTTATGAAATCGGAAACCACGTTGGTCGATGTAATACATATCAAAACTTACCAGGATGTGGATTTCAAAAGACATTCAGAAATTGCGCCGATATCGCGATCTCTTTCTGAGATCTGATTACTCCTGCTGGTCGGTAACACGTGTACCTTCGTTACGTAGATTAAGTTAGAGAGTAACTGTCCAATTAATCGAAgaagttttcttctttcgtctgGTCTATAAGCacatctaaaaatatttaaaaaggatTCGGCAGAAATGTCAGGATAGTTACGATAATAGAGTTAAGATCAGCTAGGAATCGAAGTACAccttataattaaaattaataagaatacACGTGTGCAGGAAAACAAGAGAATACTTTTCTCGTTATTTTCATACACCTCGTACGATTACACGCGATATAACGATGGACGTCATCTACCTTCCTCAAAAGTACtttaattcctttttattttatttttatcagcCACTGGGAGTGACATGAAAGTCAATAAAGGTAGACTTATCGTATCTTCTAAGATAATACTTGcaatataatgttaagtacGACTATCGGAGAGAAACGACTGGAAAGGAAACATAAAACGAGGATAGCAACGGATTAGCGTTTTCTAAACGCGTGTCCGCCCATTGTTCCACCCGCGCGCTGCAACAGGtaataaataatggaaaaggGAGATAAAACAGCTGGCTGATAATGCACGGTGATACAAGGTACAAATTAACGGGAAGCGTGAACATGCAGATTATTCGGCACGCTTTCACCGAATCTCGGCCTCTCCTCGAGCTTTCATCCTGGTCTTCTTCGCGCGCGTTACACTTTCTGCGTTGCATTCCTCGTTCCTTCGATCTATAAACATTTGGAAGAgcaataatttattgattattaaatGTTGCAAATGTTTCCTACGATAACGTTACAATATCCAAGCTACCAGACGACTAATTATCATTCAATGACAGCATCAGTTATGAATAATCAGATTCATTACGATGCCAGAGGCAATCCTACGCGATGATTCTCAAACCGATTGTCCCCATGGAAAATCCGGAACGCGTACCGATGACTAATCCCCTGTTTTGTCAGAACTTTGGATAGGCAACACGTAGCTAATAAACGTAATTTCGAATTCTACCATCGTTTAGAGGTAAAAGTTCCATtactgaattttattaaaaattttcaaatgctCGAAACATTGGAATATTTGTGCCAGAGTGTGAGTGCTATCGCGCCAGTAGGTTTTCCATGGGGAGAGAATCTTACAGTTTTATCTTCACGCCAAGTCGTATACGGTGTAAGATGTATACGGCTGTGATGTAATCCTGACGTTAAAAGATTATTTCAAACTATTATAATTCAAAGGATCGGACAAGATGATGTGTAGCGATTTTCCAGCGTCTGGCGAGTAGTTCGAATCTAGTTCAACTGCATGACATAAGACACCAACACGAACACGCGCCATCGTTACGAAGGTGAGGCCGCGTGCGTACGAGAACCTCGCTAGAATCCGCTCGCTTTTTCCTCGCGAAAGATTTCTCCGGCCAAACTTAGTCGAAGATCGTCCTCGACCTGACCGATCCGTCTACCGGGTGACTCATTTACGAGGAAACATCGTTCTGATCTGCTCACTGGCGCTCCGCGTGCGTTCGGTATTCGATGTTTAAACAGGACTTTCCACTCGTCCAACACGACACGAATTACGACTACTGTAACCGTTTGATCTTCATAAATCGAGCAACAAAGTGGAGGGTACTGTTCTTCCGTTCTCCCACCGCTCTCTCACCTCCGATGTCTCGTTACCTTGACCCACTAACACTTTCTCTGGAAAGAACAAGGAACTGGATAGAGATCTATAAAAAGAACCGTGACGCGCATCGTCCTGTCCAACaggagaaatttatttcacaagtCTCCAGGAAAAAGAATTCAAAGGTTTCCGGTTGTATCTTCGCCAAGACGATTGTTCGTCTACAAGTCATCCTGATTTCTTAAGTGTCTACCTGCTGCACCTCTCAGCAAACAAAGAAGAAACCACGAGCTTGGCGATGCAACGAGGAACTCTAAAAACGAGGTCGGCGCTGAAATTACGTCTTGTTCCAATCCGAAGATCTCGAGCTGATCTTGTCCGGTAATTGCGTATTGCGTGCGCGCTCCGGAATGGCTGCGTGtgcgaattaatttaaaatacacaaTACGAAACGAGTTTGTTCGAACGAAGTTGTTGCCATTTGGAAATAAAACACATATATCTGTCCTACGGGAACGGCATAAAAAAACGGGATCGACGTGTGACGAGTCCGTGAAACGAATTCCAAATGTATTTAACGAGGTGTTACGTTGCATCGGTTGGTAATTCCGAGGCGTGTGCTCATCGCGGTGCAGCTCGAACAATTGTGTGTTAATTggttcgtaaaaaaaaaaaagtagaaaagttTCTGGGAGGAGAAAGAGCGTTCGCGATTGTCTCTGATCGTATCGTCGCGTTGTTTTGTAAGGTGAAActgtttctaaaattatatccTCGTAACGTAGAATGCAACATTTTATTCGACCAACGAAGTGACGATCGATCAACGATGAAAATACGCGACAGCGGACAATTTACTTTCGATTTCGCCACTTTGGCCGTGGAACATCGCGCCGCTTGTCCTTCGATTCGTGCCACGCACGTTTTTCTGTCGACTCGCTAAGCAATAAGAAGGCAGCGATTACGCGATTCAGCGATCAACGCGAGGACGATTGACCTAGCGCGTTGCAACAGGATCAAAGAAACTTCACGGAAAATTTCTCGGAAGGGTAAGACCGGTATATTCCGATAGCGAATGcgtgtttataaaatacaattgttcCATGcaagattataaatatataatataaaatataatatcggaataacgttattacacaatatataacatgtaattattacgtataacattgtacgataattatttcaatacttCGCTGTAATAATCTTCGTATCGTACCCGATTTCTTCGACGATAGCGAGAATACGACTTGCTACGAATAAAACCAAAtctaattaaaagtaattttcaacaaaccatCGACTGATGACCGATATTTGACTGCACATCCCGCTAGCTACTTCCATAAATTTGTTTAGTCCAACAAGATGCATAAATAATCGTTCTGAATCCAAGCGAAATCTCATTGAAAGCAACCGTATTGGGTTACAATCAACCCTCGCTAGAAATCTCCAAGGAAGCCACGATCAAAACAAAAGGGGAAATAAGCATAACAGGAAGCAGTCTGTCCCGCAGGAATCGATCTTCCCCCGGAACGAGTGTTAGCGACGCGAGTGGAAGGCGAGTGGAAGGCAAGTGTAAGGCGAATCGAAGGCGAATCGAAGGCGTCGATATCGTGCAGCTTGCCAGGAACAGCCTGTAGAATCGCGTAGCGAGCCTGTAGCAAGGTGAGCGTGGAGAATTCTCCGGCTGGCCGGAGAGGAGGAATGAAAGGTAAGCGAGGCAACAACGCCAGCACCGGCAAGGAGGAGGTAGATCCCGCTCACCGGTGCACTTCACCTCCGGCCTCGGCACGGATCGCGACCGAACCGACCAGCAACAAACCAGTGAACCGAGTGAAC
Protein-coding sequences here:
- the LOC132912827 gene encoding uncharacterized protein LOC132912827 — translated: MMTFAKSSLITCLFGILLWEIHGQGIMVDPISRSSAWRKGFPVQVNVNDHELSCGGPTVQFTQNNALCGACGDDYAMPQPRPNENGGLYGTGVIVQRYKVSDAVINVTVKLITNDLGSFKFDLCPLEGPNDLETETCFNRYPLRLNEESTFLLPDYQTDFYLSVQLPLNFTCEHCVFRWTYEIGNHVGRCNTYQNLPGCGFQKTFRNCADIAISF